One window of Oscillibacter hominis genomic DNA carries:
- a CDS encoding TetR/AcrR family transcriptional regulator, protein MKTCRDMVAEKGLASVNMRSVAEACHVALGSLYNYFSSKEELILAAIGSVWQDIFHTEPCREGLSFPEYVRWIFERVQSGMRAYPNFFTAHSISFASTSKQQARSTMEQYVSHIKAELSQALRADSNVRQDAFSSDFQEPEFIEFVLTNLLTLLAQQKDTCEILLEVIRRSLYESRA, encoded by the coding sequence TTGAAAACCTGCCGGGACATGGTGGCGGAAAAAGGGCTGGCCTCCGTAAACATGCGTTCGGTGGCAGAGGCATGCCACGTGGCCCTTGGTTCCCTCTACAATTACTTTTCCTCCAAGGAGGAGCTGATCCTTGCGGCCATCGGAAGCGTCTGGCAGGATATCTTCCACACGGAACCCTGCCGGGAAGGGCTGTCTTTCCCCGAGTATGTCCGCTGGATTTTTGAACGTGTCCAATCGGGCATGCGGGCCTATCCCAACTTCTTTACCGCCCACTCCATCAGCTTTGCCAGCACCTCCAAACAGCAGGCCCGCAGTACCATGGAGCAGTATGTCTCCCACATAAAGGCCGAACTGTCGCAGGCCCTGCGGGCGGATTCCAACGTCCGGCAGGACGCGTTTTCATCCGACTTTCAGGAGCCGGAGTTCATTGAGTTCGTCCTGACGAACCTTCTGACGCTGCTGGCCCAGCAGAAGGACACCTGCGAAATTCTGCTGGAAGTAATCCGCCGGTCCTTGTATGAATCCCGAGCCTGA
- a CDS encoding EcsC family protein, whose amino-acid sequence MASKTAWEREYTRLWKREKRFLEQNRVERTPYLNRKLEPVVPKTLQRTLESAFEKAFSTVFEKGTGLIEGVSGRQKREREYLLRRYAAQLQPDGRSLRAFSRAAAGTGRKNLLLSGVEGVGLGLVGVGLPDVVLFTGMLLKSLCELAVNYGYPWDDAEERRFVLELIRTALSCGEELRAGNTELNRFLQEGEWAAPAPQEELRRSAAAALSQNLLYMKFLQGIPVAGAVGGVWDAVVLERVQRYAELKYRRRFLLDWKRKEGAPWSTPNI is encoded by the coding sequence ATGGCCAGTAAGACAGCATGGGAGCGGGAGTATACCCGGCTCTGGAAGCGGGAAAAGCGGTTCTTGGAGCAGAACCGGGTTGAGCGCACCCCCTATCTGAACCGCAAATTGGAGCCGGTAGTGCCGAAAACGCTGCAAAGGACGCTGGAATCCGCCTTTGAAAAGGCGTTTTCTACGGTGTTTGAGAAAGGGACCGGCCTGATCGAGGGGGTCAGCGGCAGGCAGAAGCGGGAGCGGGAGTACCTGCTGCGCCGCTATGCGGCCCAGCTTCAGCCGGACGGCCGGTCGCTGCGGGCCTTTTCCCGGGCAGCGGCGGGAACGGGGCGGAAAAATCTGTTGCTCTCCGGCGTGGAGGGCGTGGGGCTGGGCCTGGTGGGCGTGGGCCTGCCAGATGTGGTGCTCTTTACGGGGATGCTGCTCAAAAGCCTCTGCGAGCTTGCGGTGAACTATGGCTATCCCTGGGACGATGCGGAGGAGCGCCGGTTTGTGCTGGAGCTGATTCGCACGGCCCTCTCCTGCGGGGAGGAGCTGAGAGCGGGGAACACGGAGCTGAACCGCTTCCTCCAGGAGGGGGAGTGGGCCGCGCCTGCGCCGCAGGAGGAGCTTCGGCGCTCCGCAGCGGCGGCCCTTTCCCAAAATCTCCTGTATATGAAGTTCCTTCAGGGGATTCCGGTGGCCGGCGCCGTGGGCGGCGTATGGGACGCGGTGGTCTTGGAGCGGGTACAGCGCTATGCGGAACTCAAGTACCGCAGGCGGTTTTTGCTGGATTGGAAGAGAAAGGAGGGGGCGCCATGGAGTACTCCGAACATATGA
- a CDS encoding HAMP domain-containing sensor histidine kinase — protein sequence MEYSEHMKNMKSTLQIRGLRQRWVVNTIMPVLVMVVLTVCLFSASVTSYYFSTMQNTLRSKAKAGADFVTSYSLNNYMQYYQIANSYAEGFEDKDRLELQFLNGAGQIQISSYGLTTGTSPGTSDIQEAIETGEIASFRGRDPQTGENIMSVSCPLSFNGRTVGIMRYVTSLQQVNRQILISILIVILIAAVCIAMVVFSNLLFINNVVEPVAEVSQAAKRISAGSYGIQVENRYSDELAELVDNINDMSLKISQSEKMKTEFISSVSHELRTPLTAINGWAETMMEDTSGDPEQQRRGLGIIMKESRRLTNMVEELLEFSKMEDGRFTLSVEQVDLQAEFEDAIYTYRELFKQEGIELTYDDGGELYEPITGDPERLKQVFCNVLDNAAKHGGSGKRIDASIAKEGVYLVIRVRDYGPGVPAQELPFVKQKFYKGSSKARGSGIGLAVCDEIVRLHNGTFDIGNAEGGGAVVTIRIPTAN from the coding sequence ATGGAGTACTCCGAACATATGAAAAACATGAAAAGCACCCTCCAGATCCGGGGCCTGCGCCAGCGCTGGGTGGTCAATACCATCATGCCGGTGCTGGTGATGGTGGTGCTGACCGTGTGCCTCTTTTCCGCCAGCGTCACAAGCTATTACTTCAGCACCATGCAGAATACCCTGCGGTCCAAGGCAAAGGCAGGGGCCGACTTTGTCACAAGCTATTCGCTGAACAACTACATGCAGTACTATCAGATTGCCAACAGCTATGCCGAGGGGTTTGAGGACAAGGACCGGCTGGAGCTCCAGTTTTTAAACGGCGCCGGCCAGATCCAGATCTCCTCCTACGGCCTGACCACCGGCACTTCCCCCGGAACCTCCGATATCCAGGAGGCCATTGAGACCGGGGAAATCGCCTCCTTCCGGGGCCGGGACCCCCAGACCGGGGAAAACATCATGTCTGTCTCCTGCCCCCTCTCCTTCAATGGGCGGACCGTGGGCATCATGCGCTATGTCACCTCGCTGCAGCAGGTGAACCGCCAGATTCTCATCAGCATTCTGATCGTCATCCTCATCGCCGCGGTCTGCATCGCCATGGTGGTGTTCTCCAATCTGTTGTTCATCAACAACGTGGTGGAGCCGGTGGCGGAGGTCAGCCAGGCCGCCAAGCGCATCTCCGCCGGCAGCTACGGCATCCAGGTGGAAAACCGGTATTCCGACGAACTGGCGGAGCTGGTGGACAACATCAACGACATGTCGCTGAAGATCAGCCAGAGCGAAAAGATGAAAACGGAGTTCATCTCCTCGGTCTCCCACGAGCTGCGCACGCCGCTGACCGCCATCAACGGCTGGGCCGAGACCATGATGGAGGACACCAGCGGCGACCCGGAGCAGCAGCGCCGGGGCCTGGGCATCATCATGAAGGAGTCCCGCAGGCTGACCAACATGGTGGAGGAGCTGCTGGAGTTCTCCAAGATGGAGGACGGCCGCTTTACCCTCAGCGTGGAGCAGGTGGATTTGCAGGCCGAGTTTGAAGACGCCATCTACACCTACAGGGAGCTCTTTAAGCAGGAGGGCATCGAGCTGACCTACGACGACGGCGGGGAGCTGTACGAGCCCATCACCGGCGATCCGGAGCGGCTCAAGCAGGTGTTCTGCAACGTGTTGGACAACGCCGCCAAGCACGGCGGCTCCGGCAAGCGGATCGACGCCTCCATTGCCAAGGAGGGCGTGTATCTGGTGATCCGTGTCCGGGACTACGGCCCGGGCGTCCCGGCCCAGGAGCTGCCCTTTGTCAAGCAGAAGTTCTACAAAGGCTCCTCCAAGGCCCGGGGCAGCGGGATCGGGCTTGCGGTGTGCGACGAAATTGTCCGGCTGCACAACGGCACCTTTGACATCGGCAACGCCGAGGGCGGCGGAGCCGTGGTCACCATCCGCATTCCAACCGCCAATTGA
- a CDS encoding oxygen-binding di-iron domain-containing protein — MYCLRQILPDLWWVGGNDRRIALFENVFPVPRGISYNSYLLLDEKTVLLDTVDKAAGEVFFDNLEHLLGQRPLDYVVVNHMEPDHCATLADLLRRHPETTVVGNTKTFQLIQQFFGLDLKDRSLVVAEGDQLSVGSHTFRFLMMPMVHWPEAMASFEESKGILFSADAFGSFGALSGSLFADEVNLEKDWMDECRRYYANIVGKYGAQVQAVLKKAAALDVQMICPLHGLIWRSNLSLLLDKYQKWSTYTPEDQAVLIPYASVYGHTETAAEALACRLADAGVTDVSLYDVSAIHPSYIVSEAFRCSHIVLASTTYNGGIFCNIETLLTDLKAHALQNRTVAIVENGSWGPMSGRLMREMVGSMKNMTLLEQSLTLRSALAESQYEQLDALAKAIAASVNSAAAGKAPVEEEKTKGFRCSVCGYVYEGDSLPEGYTCPVCHVDADHFAPIP; from the coding sequence ATGTACTGTTTGAGGCAGATCCTGCCAGATCTCTGGTGGGTGGGCGGCAACGACCGGAGAATTGCACTGTTTGAAAATGTGTTTCCAGTACCCCGGGGCATCTCCTATAACTCTTACCTTCTTTTGGATGAGAAGACCGTTTTGCTGGATACGGTGGACAAGGCGGCAGGAGAGGTCTTTTTTGACAACTTAGAGCACCTGCTGGGCCAGCGGCCCCTGGACTATGTGGTGGTCAATCACATGGAACCGGATCACTGCGCCACCCTGGCCGACCTGCTGCGCCGCCATCCGGAGACCACCGTGGTGGGGAATACAAAGACCTTCCAGCTGATCCAACAGTTTTTCGGCCTGGATCTGAAGGACCGTTCCCTTGTGGTGGCGGAGGGGGATCAGCTCTCTGTCGGCAGCCACACCTTCCGCTTTTTGATGATGCCCATGGTACACTGGCCGGAGGCCATGGCCTCTTTTGAGGAGTCCAAGGGTATCTTGTTTTCCGCCGACGCCTTTGGCTCCTTCGGCGCGCTCTCCGGCAGCCTCTTTGCGGACGAGGTGAATTTGGAAAAGGACTGGATGGATGAATGCCGCCGGTACTATGCCAACATCGTGGGCAAATACGGCGCCCAGGTGCAGGCCGTGCTGAAGAAGGCCGCGGCCCTGGATGTCCAAATGATCTGCCCCCTCCACGGCCTGATCTGGCGCAGCAATCTGTCCCTCCTGTTGGACAAGTATCAGAAGTGGAGCACTTACACCCCGGAGGACCAGGCGGTGCTGATTCCCTACGCCTCTGTCTACGGCCACACCGAAACCGCCGCGGAGGCCCTGGCCTGCCGCCTGGCCGACGCGGGGGTCACGGACGTCTCTCTTTACGACGTGTCCGCCATCCATCCCTCCTACATAGTCTCCGAGGCCTTCCGGTGCAGCCACATCGTGCTGGCCTCCACCACATACAACGGCGGCATCTTCTGCAATATCGAGACGCTTTTGACAGACCTGAAGGCCCATGCGCTGCAAAACCGGACTGTGGCCATTGTGGAAAACGGCTCCTGGGGCCCCATGTCCGGACGGCTGATGCGGGAGATGGTGGGCTCCATGAAGAACATGACGCTTCTGGAGCAGAGCCTCACCCTGCGCTCCGCGCTGGCCGAGAGCCAGTACGAGCAGCTTGACGCCCTGGCGAAGGCCATTGCGGCCTCCGTGAACAGTGCCGCGGCCGGGAAGGCCCCTGTGGAGGAAGAAAAAACGAAGGGGTTTCGCTGCAGTGTCTGCGGCTACGTATATGAGGGGGATTCCCTGCCGGAGGGCTATACCTGCCCGGTGTGCCATGTGGACGCGGACCACTTTGCGCCCATCCCTTAA
- a CDS encoding FeoA family protein → MTALSDLREGQRGQVVSLLTRDSMRRRLQDIGLIEGTEVECVLKSPAGDPAAYQIRGALIALRREDSDQVMVLPA, encoded by the coding sequence ATGACTGCTTTATCAGATTTACGGGAAGGGCAGCGGGGCCAGGTGGTCTCATTGCTCACCCGCGACAGTATGCGGCGCAGGCTTCAGGATATCGGGCTGATCGAGGGAACGGAAGTGGAATGTGTCCTGAAAAGCCCCGCCGGCGACCCTGCTGCTTATCAAATCCGAGGTGCGCTCATCGCGCTGCGCCGGGAGGATTCCGATCAGGTCATGGTCCTTCCCGCGTGA
- a CDS encoding M48 family metallopeptidase, producing MQQITVDGETVLIHRKPIRNMYLRLSSADGPLYVTAPRSVSDQTVASFIRARRGWIEAQRSARPPRPPCTCSSGERFFLWGEPLPLRVEEGPSPGVSLSQRREIRMVVPPGSTVSQRLALLDHWYRQELQSALPGAIARGRAATGLQAQQWNIRDMRTRWGSCTPKTGAIRINLQLVRRPVACLDYVVVHELTHLLIPGHGPQFRQAMDRFYPSWKEVRLLLNQFDAQPLPPEVV from the coding sequence GTGCAGCAGATCACAGTGGACGGTGAGACGGTATTGATCCACCGCAAGCCTATTCGAAACATGTACCTGCGGCTCTCCTCTGCGGACGGGCCGCTGTACGTCACTGCCCCACGCTCTGTCAGCGACCAGACGGTGGCTTCCTTTATCCGCGCCCGCCGGGGCTGGATTGAAGCGCAGCGGTCCGCGCGGCCGCCGCGGCCGCCCTGTACCTGTAGCTCCGGAGAGCGGTTTTTCCTCTGGGGGGAGCCGCTTCCCCTCCGTGTGGAGGAGGGCCCTTCCCCCGGTGTATCGCTTTCCCAGCGCCGGGAAATCCGGATGGTTGTCCCGCCAGGCAGCACGGTTTCCCAACGCCTGGCCCTGCTGGATCATTGGTACCGTCAGGAGCTGCAATCGGCTCTTCCCGGGGCCATCGCCCGTGGCAGGGCAGCCACCGGGCTCCAGGCGCAGCAGTGGAACATCCGGGACATGCGCACCCGCTGGGGCAGCTGTACACCCAAAACCGGCGCCATCCGCATCAATCTGCAGCTTGTCCGCCGCCCTGTTGCGTGCCTGGACTACGTGGTGGTCCATGAGCTGACCCATCTGCTGATCCCCGGGCACGGGCCGCAGTTCCGCCAGGCCATGGACCGTTTTTACCCCTCGTGGAAAGAGGTCCGCCTGCTTCTGAACCAGTTTGACGCCCAGCCGCTTCCCCCGGAAGTGGTTTGA
- a CDS encoding DegV family protein: MDNTYQIITDATADLDPQTAAAPELKVIPMPVTMEGRTFHHYCDFREMPAKEFYDHLRRGSMPQTAQINILTYLRAFIPPLKAGKDVVYLCFSSGLSGTIQSAHMVMAVLREKFPQRKIVCIDTLAASVGQGFFVYQALQRQREGDSFQQLCGWAEERKLQVAHWFTVEDLNHLHRGGRLSKTAAVAGTMLQIKPILTLDREGHLQVAGKVRGTVKAYQSMIARMKETCTDFTCAYIGHCDAPVSAEKLAQMARDAGIQTTLIAPIGPVIGSHVGAGMTALVYWDTGR, translated from the coding sequence ATGGACAACACCTACCAGATTATCACCGACGCCACCGCCGATCTGGACCCCCAGACCGCCGCCGCGCCGGAGCTGAAGGTAATCCCCATGCCGGTCACTATGGAGGGCCGCACCTTCCACCATTACTGCGACTTCCGTGAAATGCCCGCCAAGGAGTTTTACGACCATCTGCGCCGCGGCTCCATGCCCCAGACGGCGCAGATCAACATCCTCACCTATCTGCGTGCGTTTATCCCCCCGCTGAAGGCCGGGAAGGATGTGGTCTACCTCTGTTTCTCCTCCGGCCTCTCGGGAACCATCCAGTCGGCCCATATGGTCATGGCCGTGCTCCGGGAAAAATTCCCCCAGCGGAAAATCGTCTGCATCGATACACTTGCCGCCAGCGTGGGCCAGGGCTTTTTTGTCTATCAGGCGCTCCAGCGCCAGCGGGAGGGAGATTCCTTCCAGCAGCTGTGCGGCTGGGCGGAGGAACGCAAGCTCCAGGTCGCCCACTGGTTCACCGTGGAGGACCTGAACCACCTGCACCGCGGCGGCCGTCTTTCCAAGACAGCGGCCGTGGCAGGCACCATGCTCCAGATCAAGCCCATCCTTACCTTGGACCGGGAGGGGCATCTTCAGGTGGCCGGGAAGGTGCGGGGCACCGTCAAAGCCTATCAGTCCATGATTGCCCGGATGAAGGAAACCTGCACCGATTTCACCTGCGCTTACATCGGCCACTGCGACGCGCCGGTGTCGGCGGAGAAATTGGCCCAGATGGCCCGGGACGCTGGGATTCAAACCACCCTCATTGCCCCCATTGGGCCTGTCATCGGTTCCCACGTGGGCGCGGGCATGACGGCTCTTGTCTACTGGGACACCGGGCGATAA
- a CDS encoding methylated-DNA--[protein]-cysteine S-methyltransferase translates to MYYSTTYPSPVGMLTLACDGSHLTGLWLEGQKYFGGSVAGELTPAHDLPVLNAAKGWLDRYFAGQRPSCDALSLCPAGSAFRQLIWELLQEIPYGRVVTYGEIARRAAARLHRETMSSQAVGGAVGHNPISIIIPCHRVVGANGSLTGYAGGVAVKKKLLELEGADLSGLFVPASGTAL, encoded by the coding sequence ATGTATTATTCCACCACATATCCATCCCCCGTGGGAATGCTCACCCTTGCGTGTGACGGCAGCCACTTGACGGGACTATGGCTGGAGGGGCAGAAGTATTTTGGCGGCTCTGTTGCCGGAGAACTGACCCCGGCCCATGACCTGCCGGTTCTGAATGCTGCAAAGGGCTGGCTGGACAGATACTTTGCCGGCCAGCGGCCCAGCTGCGACGCCCTTTCGCTGTGCCCTGCCGGCAGTGCGTTCCGCCAGCTGATCTGGGAGCTTCTACAGGAGATTCCCTATGGCCGGGTAGTCACTTACGGGGAGATCGCCCGACGGGCGGCGGCAAGGCTGCACCGCGAAACCATGTCCTCACAGGCGGTGGGCGGCGCCGTTGGGCACAATCCGATTTCAATCATCATCCCCTGCCACCGGGTGGTGGGTGCAAACGGCAGCCTGACGGGCTACGCCGGAGGGGTCGCGGTGAAAAAGAAGCTGTTGGAGCTGGAGGGCGCCGACCTGTCCGGCCTGTTTGTCCCCGCGTCGGGCACCGCGCTTTGA
- a CDS encoding FG-GAP repeat domain-containing protein: MAAILLAVTFCLSGCLFNASVEELYSLPQLPPEYTELRERIDAIMAGGGEYAAPQSGSNIQPVQMVDLDGDGEEEALAFMRKSADERPLKIYIFRSVDDSYEEAAVIEGSGSAIYSIAYTDMDQDGLQELIVGWRVSTELQALTVYSLKDFQPVELLRNTYSRYAVRDLNQDGLQELVMIRSDDQGNTVADYYAWSDQTLVQRPSAKISVSIAELSSGRVRSGMLEGGVPALFVTGVEDSLFQVTDILAVKNDELVNITMNNATGVSTEIFRYQPLFPTDIDGDGLTEVPAPFDLAGWGSTDACYPINWRRYDLNGSPSLAISTYHDVADGWYLILPEEWKKRVTISRDDGDPDEIAVTFAIQGSDTEPYQEFLKIYTISGSSPEYKITQGSRFLLSRQAETIFAAELLDANESWDFGITEDELRSSFKLIVTEWASGDD, translated from the coding sequence ATGGCTGCCATTTTGCTGGCAGTCACCTTCTGTTTGTCGGGGTGTTTGTTCAACGCCTCGGTGGAGGAGCTTTACAGCCTGCCGCAGCTTCCCCCGGAGTACACGGAACTGAGGGAGCGAATCGATGCCATCATGGCCGGGGGCGGGGAATACGCCGCGCCCCAGTCGGGCAGCAACATCCAGCCCGTGCAGATGGTGGACCTGGACGGGGACGGGGAAGAGGAGGCGCTGGCCTTCATGCGCAAGAGCGCGGATGAGCGGCCTTTGAAAATCTATATCTTCCGGTCCGTGGACGACTCCTATGAGGAGGCGGCTGTGATTGAAGGCAGCGGCAGCGCCATTTACAGCATTGCCTATACCGACATGGATCAGGACGGCTTGCAGGAGCTGATCGTGGGATGGCGCGTCAGTACGGAGCTTCAGGCGCTGACGGTTTACTCCCTGAAGGACTTCCAGCCTGTGGAGCTGCTGCGCAACACCTATTCCCGCTACGCGGTGCGGGATCTCAACCAGGACGGTTTGCAGGAGCTGGTGATGATCCGCTCCGACGACCAGGGCAACACGGTGGCGGACTACTATGCCTGGAGCGACCAGACGCTGGTTCAGCGCCCCTCCGCCAAGATCTCCGTCTCCATCGCCGAGCTCTCCTCGGGCCGCGTCCGCTCCGGCATGCTGGAAGGCGGCGTCCCGGCCCTGTTTGTCACCGGCGTGGAGGACTCCCTGTTCCAGGTCACGGATATCCTGGCGGTGAAAAATGACGAGCTGGTGAACATCACCATGAACAACGCCACCGGCGTCTCGACCGAGATTTTCCGCTATCAGCCCCTGTTTCCCACGGACATCGACGGCGACGGGCTGACGGAGGTCCCGGCGCCCTTTGACCTTGCCGGCTGGGGCAGCACCGACGCCTGCTACCCCATCAACTGGAGAAGGTATGACCTGAATGGCTCGCCCTCGCTTGCCATCAGCACCTACCATGATGTGGCGGACGGGTGGTACCTCATTCTGCCTGAGGAGTGGAAAAAGCGGGTGACAATCTCGCGTGATGACGGCGATCCGGACGAGATTGCCGTGACCTTTGCCATCCAGGGCAGCGATACGGAGCCCTATCAGGAATTCCTGAAGATATACACCATCAGCGGAAGCAGCCCGGAGTATAAGATCACCCAGGGCAGCCGCTTCCTGCTCAGCCGTCAGGCGGAGACCATTTTCGCAGCGGAGCTGTTAGACGCCAATGAAAGTTGGGACTTCGGCATCACGGAGGACGAACTGCGCAGCAGCTTCAAACTGATCGTCACCGAATGGGCGTCGGGAGACGATTGA
- a CDS encoding response regulator transcription factor translates to MKKVLVLEDESSIRSFIVINLRRAGYEVVEAESGEEALDRLKDNPDTKVALLDIMLPGIDGFEVCRRIRATNTKIGIIMLTARSQEMDKVTGLMTGADDYVTKPFSPAELTARVDALFRRAGGGADEQSGEIRQEPFLLNTRNRTLEKNGERIKLTQVEYSIMKMFMENPGKALSREEILDMVWGRDYFGELKIVDVNIRRLRLKIEDNVTNPTYITTVWGYGYKWGF, encoded by the coding sequence ATGAAAAAAGTATTGGTTTTGGAAGATGAGTCCAGCATCCGCAGCTTTATTGTCATCAACCTGCGCCGAGCCGGATATGAAGTAGTGGAGGCGGAGAGCGGCGAGGAGGCGCTGGACCGGCTGAAGGACAACCCGGACACCAAGGTGGCGCTGCTGGACATTATGCTCCCCGGCATCGACGGGTTTGAGGTGTGCCGCAGGATTCGGGCCACCAACACAAAAATCGGCATCATCATGCTCACCGCCCGCTCCCAGGAGATGGACAAGGTGACGGGGCTGATGACCGGCGCCGACGACTATGTGACCAAGCCCTTCTCTCCGGCGGAGCTCACCGCCCGGGTGGACGCCCTGTTCCGCCGGGCCGGCGGCGGAGCGGACGAGCAAAGCGGCGAAATCCGGCAGGAGCCCTTCCTGCTCAACACCCGCAACCGCACGCTGGAGAAGAACGGGGAGCGGATCAAGCTGACCCAGGTGGAGTACTCCATCATGAAGATGTTCATGGAGAACCCGGGGAAGGCCCTTTCCCGGGAGGAAATCCTGGATATGGTCTGGGGCCGGGACTACTTTGGCGAGCTGAAGATCGTGGACGTGAACATCCGCCGCCTGCGCCTGAAGATCGAGGACAATGTGACCAACCCCACTTACATCACCACCGTGTGGGGATACGGATACAAATGGGGCTTTTAA
- a CDS encoding PaaI family thioesterase has product MDEKEKIREQGEAQCLSNRFMQYNHISLAAVEKDFAAVELTVVPESCNPYGMPHGGAYYTMADTAAGTAARTDGRRYVTQNSNMQFLSTVKEGTIRAEATIIHRGRTTCVVRSEVRSSDGKLLVTGDFTFFCLNP; this is encoded by the coding sequence ATGGACGAGAAAGAGAAGATTCGGGAGCAGGGAGAGGCCCAGTGCCTGTCCAACCGCTTCATGCAGTATAATCACATTTCACTGGCGGCGGTGGAAAAGGACTTCGCCGCAGTGGAGCTGACCGTAGTGCCGGAGAGCTGCAACCCCTATGGGATGCCCCATGGCGGCGCCTATTACACTATGGCCGATACGGCGGCAGGCACGGCGGCCCGTACCGACGGAAGGCGCTATGTGACGCAAAACAGCAACATGCAGTTCCTCAGCACCGTCAAAGAGGGGACCATCCGGGCGGAGGCAACCATTATCCACCGGGGCAGGACTACCTGTGTGGTCCGTTCGGAGGTGCGCAGCAGCGATGGAAAGCTGCTGGTGACAGGGGACTTCACCTTTTTCTGCCTCAACCCGTGA